Proteins from a genomic interval of Niabella soli DSM 19437:
- a CDS encoding nuclear transport factor 2 family protein — translation MRLRFFSFLFLALVLPAGSLFAQTRGQQEVEAAVKKLTRAMLDSDVPVLSALASSKLTYGHSSGKVQNKAEFLESFKTGASDFTKIDIKDQTIYLVNNTAIVRHLLDADTDDNKQPGHTTLKIMTVWEKVSGKWLLIARQAVKAQ, via the coding sequence ATGCGGTTACGATTTTTTTCTTTTTTATTTTTAGCACTGGTCCTGCCAGCAGGATCGCTATTCGCACAAACCAGGGGACAACAGGAAGTGGAGGCGGCAGTTAAAAAATTAACCAGGGCAATGCTGGATAGCGATGTTCCGGTTCTGAGCGCTTTGGCTTCATCAAAATTAACCTACGGCCATTCCAGCGGGAAAGTGCAGAATAAAGCGGAGTTCCTGGAGTCATTTAAAACAGGAGCATCCGACTTTACAAAAATCGATATCAAAGATCAAACGATCTATTTAGTGAATAACACGGCTATTGTGCGTCATTTGTTGGACGCTGATACTGATGATAATAAACAGCCCGGGCATACCACTTTAAAGATCATGACGGTTTGGGAAAAAGTAAGCGGAAAGTGGTTGCTGATCGCAAGGCAAGCCGTAAAAGCACAATAA
- a CDS encoding DUF4861 domain-containing protein: MRKLFILIFVASSLNAFAQGKTISITNPSSIERKDELVVLKRSELKRKLPALNSRQYVLINNGKVPQLVQYDDLNRDGIWDEAVLLLDLKPDEKKTLTIAVGDKPAAIKAVVRSYVRQQHKLANGHFGANVLTDTMPFNNKPTDFSKQKLPPYLTEGPAWENDKVGFRKYFDTRNANDIWGKRTAKMVLNEVGADPSKSYHNLSDWGMDILKVGSSLGAGALALKVKTNGKDTLIRFGRNAQVIYKQITTGPVRSIFEISYKNWQYLPDARPVTVTEQICIWGGQYFFENKVTVDTLPKNAWLVTGTIDFFSKTDYKIHENGVAGLYTYDRQSENKDMLGLGILTKIKNFKGYDHITAFNTDITNAFTLEMAPVAAQPVIYRYYVGWELTDPAFASKQGFESFMYSEAEKFGKPVVVQ, encoded by the coding sequence ATGAGGAAATTGTTTATACTGATTTTTGTTGCGAGTAGTCTGAATGCTTTTGCGCAGGGTAAAACCATAAGCATTACCAATCCTTCATCCATTGAACGTAAGGATGAATTAGTTGTTTTAAAACGCAGCGAACTAAAAAGAAAGCTGCCCGCTTTAAATAGCCGGCAATATGTGCTGATTAATAACGGGAAGGTTCCGCAGTTGGTACAATACGACGATCTAAACCGCGATGGTATCTGGGATGAAGCCGTGTTGCTGCTTGATTTGAAGCCTGACGAAAAAAAGACGCTGACTATAGCCGTTGGCGACAAACCTGCTGCAATAAAAGCTGTGGTGCGCTCGTATGTGCGGCAGCAACATAAGCTTGCTAATGGACACTTCGGCGCTAACGTGCTAACGGATACTATGCCGTTCAATAATAAACCCACCGATTTTTCTAAACAAAAGCTGCCGCCCTACTTAACAGAAGGCCCGGCCTGGGAAAATGATAAAGTGGGGTTCCGGAAATATTTCGACACCAGGAATGCAAATGATATCTGGGGGAAGCGAACTGCAAAAATGGTATTGAATGAGGTAGGAGCCGATCCTTCCAAAAGTTATCATAACCTGTCCGACTGGGGCATGGATATTCTTAAAGTAGGCAGCTCGCTTGGTGCCGGTGCACTGGCGCTGAAAGTAAAAACGAATGGGAAGGACACCCTGATCCGCTTTGGCCGGAATGCACAGGTTATTTACAAACAAATAACGACGGGCCCGGTACGTTCGATTTTTGAAATAAGCTATAAAAACTGGCAATACCTCCCGGATGCCCGTCCGGTAACGGTTACAGAACAGATCTGCATCTGGGGCGGCCAGTATTTTTTTGAAAATAAGGTAACGGTGGACACATTGCCCAAAAACGCATGGCTGGTAACCGGAACTATCGATTTCTTCAGCAAAACCGATTATAAAATTCATGAGAACGGTGTTGCCGGCCTATACACATATGACCGGCAGAGTGAGAACAAAGACATGCTGGGGCTTGGAATCCTTACCAAAATAAAAAACTTTAAAGGGTACGATCATATCACCGCTTTTAATACAGATATTACCAATGCTTTTACGCTGGAAATGGCTCCTGTAGCGGCGCAGCCGGTCATCTATCGGTATTATGTCGGCTGGGAATTAACGGACCCGGCTTTTGCAAGCAAACAGGGATTTGAAAGCTTCATGTATAGCGAAGCAGAGAAGTTCGGAAAGCCCGTGGTTGTTCAATAG
- a CDS encoding UDP-glucuronic acid decarboxylase family protein, with the protein MKKRVLITGAAGFLGSHLCDKFINEGYKVIGMDNLITGDLKNLEHLFPNPDFEFYHHDITKYIHISGQLDYILHFASPASPIDYLKIPIQTLKVGAMGTHNCLGLAKDKKARMLVASTSEVYGDPLVHPQTEEYWGNVNPVGPRGVYDEAKRYMESITMAYHSFHQVDTRIVRIFNTYGPRMRLNDGRALPAFIGQALRGEDITVFGDGSQTRSFCFVADLIEGIYRLLLSDYPLPVNIGNPNEISLKDFAEEVLALTGNRVKIIYKPLPVDDPKQRQPDITKAKNLLDWEPKVSRKEGLAITYDYFKNLPPEEWHKQPKEFISNK; encoded by the coding sequence ATGAAAAAAAGAGTTTTAATAACCGGAGCGGCCGGTTTCCTGGGTTCGCATCTTTGTGATAAATTTATTAATGAAGGCTATAAGGTAATAGGGATGGATAACCTTATTACCGGAGATCTGAAGAACCTGGAACATCTTTTTCCCAATCCTGATTTCGAGTTTTATCATCACGATATAACCAAATACATTCACATTTCCGGTCAACTGGATTATATCTTACATTTTGCGTCTCCGGCAAGTCCTATCGATTATTTAAAGATCCCCATCCAGACCCTGAAAGTGGGGGCGATGGGCACCCACAACTGTCTGGGGCTGGCTAAAGATAAAAAGGCACGAATGCTGGTGGCTTCCACAAGCGAGGTATATGGAGACCCTCTGGTGCACCCGCAAACGGAAGAATATTGGGGTAACGTAAATCCTGTGGGGCCAAGAGGCGTCTATGATGAGGCGAAACGGTATATGGAATCCATTACCATGGCCTACCACAGTTTTCACCAGGTGGATACACGGATCGTGCGCATTTTCAATACCTACGGGCCGCGCATGCGCCTGAATGATGGTCGTGCATTGCCGGCATTTATCGGGCAGGCACTGAGAGGTGAAGATATTACCGTTTTCGGCGACGGATCGCAAACCCGGAGTTTCTGTTTTGTTGCCGACCTGATCGAGGGGATCTACAGATTATTGCTGAGCGACTACCCATTACCTGTCAATATTGGTAATCCCAACGAAATATCATTAAAAGATTTTGCAGAGGAAGTGCTGGCGCTGACCGGCAATAGGGTAAAAATAATCTATAAGCCTTTACCGGTAGACGATCCCAAACAACGTCAGCCGGACATCACAAAAGCCAAGAACCTGTTGGATTGGGAGCCTAAAGTTTCCCGGAAGGAGGGTCTTGCAATAACCTACGATTATTTTAAGAATCTTCCTCCGGAGGAATGGCATAAACAACCCAAGGAATTTATCAGCAACAAATAA
- a CDS encoding penicillin-binding transpeptidase domain-containing protein, whose translation MKAVEARNRNRNHFSYFLVSVIIPFLIASCAQDNVKKDDSLKKYFDENHLTGCFALLDNGTGDFTVYNLARYRDSAYLPASTFKIVNSLIGLQTGVISSDSMIIPWDGVVRRPEWDKDLTMYQAFRVSAVPYYQEVARRIGKEKMEYWLDSLHYGAGKKDTLYKIKSTIDTFWLDNSVKITPDENLGLVKRLYFNELPFFKLYQEKVKHAMLFEDNANYRLAYKTGWGTTDKNHALGWITGWVEENKHPYFFVLNVESADPNYNMTNVRLKMLKDILKQLGFFEGKM comes from the coding sequence ATGAAAGCAGTGGAGGCCCGCAACAGGAACAGGAATCATTTTAGCTATTTTTTAGTATCGGTCATCATACCCTTTTTAATTGCATCCTGCGCCCAGGATAACGTAAAGAAGGACGATTCACTTAAAAAATACTTCGACGAGAACCATTTAACCGGTTGCTTCGCTTTGCTTGATAATGGTACCGGCGACTTTACAGTATACAATCTTGCCCGTTATCGCGATAGTGCTTATCTCCCGGCAAGCACGTTTAAGATTGTAAATTCGTTAATTGGATTACAAACGGGGGTTATTTCCAGCGATAGCATGATCATTCCCTGGGATGGCGTGGTACGGCGCCCTGAATGGGATAAAGACTTAACCATGTACCAGGCCTTTCGGGTTTCAGCAGTGCCTTATTACCAGGAAGTAGCCCGCAGGATAGGAAAAGAAAAGATGGAATATTGGCTGGATTCCTTACACTATGGCGCGGGCAAAAAAGATACGCTTTACAAAATAAAATCAACGATTGACACTTTCTGGCTGGATAACTCAGTAAAAATAACCCCGGATGAAAACCTGGGCCTTGTAAAAAGGCTTTATTTTAATGAATTGCCTTTCTTTAAATTATACCAGGAAAAAGTAAAACACGCCATGCTTTTTGAAGACAATGCCAATTACCGGCTTGCTTATAAAACCGGCTGGGGCACTACAGATAAGAATCATGCTCTGGGCTGGATCACCGGCTGGGTCGAAGAAAATAAACACCCCTATTTTTTTGTGCTGAATGTTGAATCGGCTGACCCTAATTATAACATGACCAACGTGCGGCTAAAAATGTTAAAAGACATTTTGAAACAACTGGGCTTTTTTGAGGGGAAAATGTAG
- a CDS encoding RNA polymerase sigma factor — protein MANKEFNELLVDNADFLKPFAVNLTKNSESANDLYQETLYKALANSEKYNTGTNIKAWLFTIMRNIFINDYRRNAKRKTILDSTPEDYLINLKQVSVANTAESSLREKEIQTAIENLPETFKVPFRLYFEGYKYQEIAEYLQEPLGTIKSRIHFARKLLKEQIRRY, from the coding sequence ATGGCAAATAAAGAATTCAATGAACTGTTGGTGGACAATGCTGATTTTCTGAAGCCTTTTGCTGTGAATCTTACAAAAAATTCAGAGTCGGCCAATGACCTTTACCAGGAAACGCTTTATAAGGCGCTGGCCAACTCAGAAAAATATAATACCGGCACCAATATAAAAGCCTGGCTGTTTACGATTATGCGGAACATTTTTATAAACGATTACCGCAGAAACGCCAAGCGTAAAACGATACTGGACAGTACCCCCGAAGATTATCTTATTAACCTGAAACAGGTTTCCGTTGCAAATACGGCAGAAAGTTCGCTGCGCGAGAAAGAGATCCAGACCGCAATTGAAAATCTTCCGGAAACCTTTAAAGTTCCTTTCCGCCTTTATTTCGAAGGTTATAAATACCAGGAAATTGCAGAATACCTGCAAGAGCCGCTTGGAACTATTAAAAGCCGCATCCACTTTGCCCGTAAATTGCTGAAAGAGCAGATCCGGAGGTACTAA
- a CDS encoding cupin domain-containing protein, translated as MRPAIIYGGAHNDVRGALLFNNSFDAGPVKRIYTIAHNDETFVRGWIGHEIEHRWFTVLSGSFRITVLPVTDWHQPDLNPSQALSFDLDAVQLDVLHIPPGHLFSLQATAVDARILVMADRAMGAESDEHRFPVG; from the coding sequence ATGAGGCCTGCAATAATATATGGTGGTGCACACAACGATGTAAGAGGTGCTTTGTTATTTAATAATAGTTTTGATGCAGGTCCGGTTAAACGCATTTATACGATTGCGCATAATGATGAAACTTTTGTCCGGGGATGGATCGGTCATGAAATTGAACATCGTTGGTTTACGGTATTATCTGGCAGTTTTCGCATTACAGTGCTTCCTGTAACAGACTGGCATCAGCCCGATCTGAATCCTAGCCAGGCACTGTCTTTTGATCTGGATGCTGTGCAACTGGATGTTTTACATATTCCCCCGGGTCATCTCTTTAGCTTACAGGCTACTGCTGTAGATGCGCGGATACTGGTTATGGCAGACCGGGCGATGGGGGCGGAAAGTGACGAGCACCGGTTTCCGGTCGGTTAA
- a CDS encoding MBL fold metallo-hydrolase has protein sequence MLYIHRFVFNPFQENTYIIYNESNKCMIVDPGCYTDEEREQLVRFIDENKLEPVYLLNTHCHIDHILGNQLVSDKWNLPLHIHQGELPLLQAGPKIAEKYGFDFKPYTGNVLFISEKDKLNLDNDEFTILFTPGHSPASLSFYNKENGLLISGDTLFSGSIGRTDLPGGDFDTLETAIRTQLYTLPDNTKVYSGHGQGTSIGYEKRNNPFVQEN, from the coding sequence ATGTTATATATTCACCGTTTTGTTTTTAACCCTTTCCAGGAGAATACCTATATCATTTATAATGAATCAAATAAATGCATGATTGTCGATCCCGGATGTTATACTGACGAAGAGCGGGAGCAACTGGTGCGCTTTATAGACGAAAATAAGCTGGAACCGGTTTATTTGCTCAACACCCATTGTCATATCGATCATATTTTAGGAAATCAACTCGTATCCGACAAGTGGAATCTGCCCCTGCACATACACCAGGGGGAACTGCCGCTTTTACAGGCTGGTCCAAAAATTGCGGAAAAGTATGGTTTTGATTTTAAACCTTACACTGGTAATGTGTTATTTATAAGCGAAAAAGATAAGCTTAACCTGGATAACGACGAGTTTACGATCCTATTTACTCCCGGGCATTCACCCGCCAGTCTTTCTTTCTATAATAAAGAAAACGGCTTGCTGATCAGCGGCGATACGCTATTTAGCGGGAGCATCGGAAGGACGGATCTGCCGGGCGGAGATTTTGACACCCTGGAAACAGCCATCCGGACACAACTTTACACGCTGCCAGACAATACTAAAGTGTACAGCGGGCACGGCCAGGGAACTAGTATCGGTTATGAAAAAAGGAATAACCCGTTTGTGCAGGAGAATTGA
- a CDS encoding acyltransferase family protein, which translates to MKIRYRSLDVFRGATVCLMILVNNPGSWAHIYAPLDHAPWHGLTPTDLVFPFFLFAVGNAMSFVIPRLQEAGPAEFWKKITKRTLIIFGIGIFLNWSPFVRWNGDTLQAVTWVTDPAKNIGIRIFGVLQRIAFCYFFASIIVYYLKPKTAYFLSLVLLLAYWGLCILGNPADPYSLKGWFGTNIDKAILHIPHMYKGEGVPFDPEGFASSLGAIVQIVFGYFVGMYIKNSSAQIPKDLTDKQDPRNPMFKMLTVLFVAGVGLLVTGFCWDMVFPINKKIWTSSYTVYTTGLAIITLCVMIFFIEIKGSKSFLATFFEVFGKNPLFIFALSGFLPRLAALFKTKSGVTPWNWLYMKVLVHTPGAKENGSLLFAICVIIFMWAIAWWLDKRKIYIKV; encoded by the coding sequence ATGAAGATCCGATACCGATCGCTTGATGTTTTCAGAGGAGCCACCGTCTGCCTGATGATCCTGGTGAATAATCCAGGCAGTTGGGCGCATATTTATGCTCCGCTGGATCATGCTCCCTGGCATGGTTTGACCCCTACCGACCTCGTTTTTCCTTTTTTCCTGTTTGCCGTGGGCAATGCCATGTCCTTTGTAATTCCACGATTACAGGAAGCAGGCCCCGCCGAATTCTGGAAGAAGATAACCAAACGCACCCTGATCATATTTGGTATCGGAATTTTCTTAAACTGGTCTCCTTTTGTGAGATGGAACGGAGATACCCTGCAGGCTGTAACATGGGTCACTGACCCCGCAAAAAACATTGGCATCCGTATTTTTGGGGTATTGCAGCGGATCGCCTTCTGCTATTTTTTTGCCTCCATTATCGTTTATTACCTAAAGCCCAAAACAGCTTATTTTTTATCATTGGTCTTATTGTTGGCTTATTGGGGGCTTTGTATTTTGGGCAATCCCGCCGATCCTTACAGTCTGAAAGGCTGGTTTGGTACCAATATAGATAAAGCAATTCTTCATATTCCCCATATGTACAAAGGCGAGGGTGTTCCCTTTGATCCCGAAGGATTCGCGAGCTCGTTAGGAGCCATTGTGCAAATTGTTTTCGGGTATTTTGTAGGCATGTATATTAAAAACAGCAGCGCGCAAATCCCTAAGGATCTCACGGATAAACAGGATCCGCGCAACCCCATGTTCAAAATGCTTACCGTTCTTTTTGTTGCCGGCGTAGGCTTGCTGGTGACGGGGTTCTGCTGGGACATGGTATTCCCGATCAATAAAAAAATATGGACCAGCTCCTACACGGTTTATACCACCGGGCTGGCGATTATTACGCTTTGCGTGATGATCTTTTTTATTGAAATAAAGGGAAGCAAGAGCTTTTTAGCCACTTTCTTCGAGGTTTTTGGCAAAAACCCCCTGTTTATCTTTGCCCTGAGCGGCTTTTTACCCCGACTGGCAGCCCTGTTTAAGACCAAGAGCGGCGTCACTCCCTGGAACTGGCTTTATATGAAAGTGCTGGTGCATACGCCCGGCGCTAAGGAAAATGGCTCGTTGCTTTTTGCCATCTGTGTGATCATTTTTATGTGGGCCATCGCCTGGTGGCTCGATAAAAGGAAGATCTATATTAAAGTATAA
- a CDS encoding tetratricopeptide repeat protein, producing the protein MKACFICLAIGIAVPVFAQDNGAQHIKKGNDLFKKGALPEAIAEYNKAATGANKYVALVNKGDALFRLKKYDEALKSYQQANEAGNTDANLRSGAFYNAGVVYSNQNKLNESIEAYKNALRLNSNDVNARENLQKALLEKKKQSGGGGGGGKDKNDQSQQQKSKLSQSQSQNKLDKLEEKERNTQQRISENKSQYGTSNEKDW; encoded by the coding sequence ATGAAGGCCTGTTTTATTTGTTTAGCGATAGGTATTGCTGTTCCTGTTTTTGCGCAGGACAATGGGGCGCAGCATATAAAAAAAGGGAACGATCTTTTTAAAAAAGGGGCGCTACCGGAGGCCATTGCTGAATATAACAAAGCTGCTACCGGTGCGAACAAATATGTGGCGCTAGTAAATAAAGGGGATGCCTTATTTCGCTTGAAGAAATATGATGAAGCACTAAAAAGTTACCAGCAGGCCAACGAAGCAGGAAATACGGATGCTAATCTCCGTTCCGGCGCTTTTTATAATGCCGGTGTTGTTTACTCCAATCAAAATAAATTGAATGAAAGCATTGAAGCTTATAAGAACGCGTTGCGTCTAAACAGTAATGATGTGAACGCCCGGGAAAATTTACAAAAAGCACTGCTGGAAAAAAAGAAACAAAGCGGCGGCGGTGGCGGCGGCGGAAAAGATAAAAATGATCAGTCGCAGCAGCAAAAGTCCAAACTGAGTCAATCTCAATCCCAAAACAAACTGGATAAACTGGAAGAAAAAGAGCGGAATACCCAACAGCGTATTTCCGAAAACAAATCGCAATATGGCACCAGTAATGAGAAGGATTGGTAA
- a CDS encoding DUF5686 family protein gives MRKTGLLLGILLWQLSAFAQKTLVGAIRDNHSDEPIPFASLQFKHTNNGFVADSAGGFHFAAETWPSDTLVVSNVGYATKEIAVGAIKDSLIVLLDPKDYGDVVVKAKIDMGLYVWKNVVKHKPYNDRFRHFENFYYEIYNKLELDLTHLKTIEKVTRIKPFRPMNDLINKNIDTSEGVKFLPAYLTESISDYYYQKDPLRRREEIKAYNTNGIKNASMVKFLGGMDQVINVYNDFINVFNRLFVSPLSRNGTAYYRYALSDTQRIDNQKFYHLVFTPKNKGTNTFEGDCWVAAGSFAIQKMSLRLDKSADVNFLDRLSLIQEYKKINDSTWFIAKDKFVASFSPIGKQVPGFIARKTTTYQDARTNDSSVTNILKQNKKIEEIVVKTGSGDKNQNYWDSARQEGLSTNEMNIMNMMDTVLNSPRYKKITKQIAFLGSGLFNVGNVQLGSAYNWFTGNSWEGFRTRFDVASNIHFDKKLWWHTYLAYGFGDKKFKGEAEVFYLPKKEPRRQYWYLGYKNDLDYGQTYFGEISNDNIFALAIRKPNIPFKYINLEQAQFEFFNELGKGFSVLTNLSKKTYRPLQNLIPADSFSVDKNSLTGTDITLKFRYAFQEKFIESNFFRSSLGSKYPIVEASFIKGVSGFLGGDYNYTKLQGSVSEVLRIPPLGVINYQVYAGKTFGTVPYMFLDVAPGNELYYYNRYAFNMMNRYEFINDRYAGVNFEHNIGNGIFKLIPKLKFRQFYTVKALWGALSDENKALNFKEGHNFQSLDGRTYMEIGTGIDNILRFFRVDCIWRVLPNSNIKQSTARFGVFGSVRLTF, from the coding sequence ATGAGGAAGACAGGTTTATTGTTGGGGATATTATTGTGGCAGCTTTCGGCATTTGCCCAAAAAACACTTGTTGGCGCTATAAGAGATAATCACAGCGATGAGCCCATACCTTTCGCCTCTCTTCAATTTAAACACACCAATAACGGTTTTGTTGCGGATTCCGCCGGTGGTTTTCATTTTGCTGCGGAAACATGGCCTTCAGATACCTTAGTAGTTTCCAATGTGGGCTACGCAACAAAAGAAATTGCGGTTGGCGCCATAAAAGATTCGCTGATCGTTTTGCTGGATCCCAAAGATTACGGCGATGTGGTGGTGAAAGCCAAAATAGATATGGGATTATACGTTTGGAAAAATGTTGTAAAACATAAACCTTATAACGATCGCTTCCGGCATTTTGAGAATTTTTACTATGAAATTTATAATAAGCTGGAGCTGGATCTGACCCATTTGAAAACCATTGAAAAAGTAACGCGGATAAAGCCTTTTCGACCGATGAATGACCTCATCAATAAAAACATCGACACATCGGAAGGGGTTAAATTTCTGCCGGCGTATTTAACAGAGTCCATTTCTGATTATTATTATCAGAAAGATCCGCTGCGGCGAAGGGAAGAGATAAAAGCCTACAATACCAACGGCATCAAAAATGCAAGCATGGTGAAATTCCTGGGCGGGATGGACCAGGTGATCAATGTTTATAATGATTTTATAAACGTGTTCAACCGGCTTTTTGTGAGCCCGTTAAGTCGCAATGGCACCGCTTATTATCGATATGCATTAAGTGATACCCAGCGCATCGATAACCAGAAATTCTATCATTTGGTGTTTACGCCAAAAAATAAGGGCACCAATACTTTTGAAGGCGATTGTTGGGTGGCCGCCGGAAGTTTTGCTATTCAGAAAATGAGCCTGCGGCTGGATAAATCGGCGGACGTAAATTTCCTGGACCGGTTGAGCCTGATACAGGAGTATAAGAAAATTAACGACAGTACCTGGTTCATCGCAAAAGATAAATTTGTGGCAAGCTTTTCCCCCATCGGGAAACAGGTGCCGGGCTTTATTGCGCGTAAAACGACTACTTATCAGGATGCGCGTACCAATGACAGCAGCGTCACCAACATCTTAAAACAAAATAAAAAAATAGAAGAGATCGTTGTAAAAACGGGTTCGGGAGATAAGAACCAAAATTACTGGGACAGTGCCCGGCAGGAAGGGCTCAGCACCAATGAAATGAACATCATGAACATGATGGATACCGTGCTCAATTCGCCGCGGTATAAAAAAATAACGAAGCAGATCGCTTTTTTAGGTTCCGGTTTGTTTAATGTGGGCAATGTGCAATTAGGATCTGCCTATAACTGGTTTACCGGTAATAGCTGGGAGGGGTTCCGTACCCGTTTCGACGTGGCCAGCAATATTCATTTTGATAAAAAGCTCTGGTGGCACACCTATCTGGCCTACGGTTTTGGCGATAAAAAATTTAAAGGCGAAGCGGAGGTTTTTTATCTGCCCAAAAAAGAACCCAGACGGCAATACTGGTACCTTGGGTATAAAAATGACCTGGATTACGGACAAACCTATTTTGGTGAGATCTCCAATGATAATATTTTTGCGCTGGCCATTCGCAAACCCAATATTCCCTTTAAATATATTAACCTGGAGCAGGCACAGTTCGAATTTTTTAATGAACTGGGAAAGGGATTTTCGGTGTTAACGAATCTCTCCAAAAAGACCTACAGGCCTTTACAGAACCTGATTCCGGCGGATTCATTCAGTGTTGATAAAAATAGTTTAACGGGAACAGATATTACTTTGAAATTCCGATATGCCTTCCAGGAGAAATTTATTGAATCTAATTTTTTCAGAAGCAGCCTGGGCAGTAAATATCCTATTGTTGAAGCATCCTTTATAAAAGGAGTTTCCGGGTTTTTGGGTGGCGATTATAACTACACAAAACTCCAGGGGAGTGTATCTGAGGTGTTGCGGATCCCGCCATTGGGGGTGATCAACTACCAGGTATATGCGGGGAAAACATTTGGTACCGTTCCTTACATGTTTTTAGATGTGGCGCCGGGTAATGAATTGTATTATTATAACCGGTATGCCTTTAATATGATGAACCGGTATGAGTTTATTAATGACCGTTATGCGGGGGTCAACTTCGAGCACAATATCGGCAACGGTATTTTTAAGTTGATACCTAAACTGAAGTTCCGGCAGTTTTATACGGTTAAAGCCTTGTGGGGCGCGCTTTCCGACGAAAATAAAGCGCTTAATTTTAAGGAAGGGCACAACTTTCAGTCGCTGGACGGCAGGACGTACATGGAGATAGGAACGGGTATTGACAATATTCTTCGCTTTTTTCGTGTAGATTGCATCTGGCGCGTATTACCCAACAGCAACATTAAACAAAGCACGGCCCGCTTCGGGGTGTTCGGAAGTGTGCGGTTGACTTTTTGA
- a CDS encoding VWA domain-containing protein: MSFEFQYIYFIWLATAVLLFLFLFSVVKRWKRRTIKRIGEPALVKSMIRGYSPVRFNFKFFLLCIAFLMGVLSVMSLRKPGGDDGIKRSGIDVVFALDLSKSMLAQDVKPSRLLLAKQFIGKLMDAMPDNRIGLVWFAGKAFIQMPISADHGSAQMYVDDASPDVVPVKGTVIGDALEQSLKAFGEREAKYKAVILISDGEDHDEKAMEISKEMASRGLMVNTVGIGSPEGTFIPDDSTGGNKLDPATGKPVISKLNEKELQQIAANSHGVYIHLTDINAAIKTINNQLAQIDKKVSGDVSLMSFSYYFWIFATIMALCLVAEQLLPDGRKIKKEE, from the coding sequence ATGAGTTTCGAATTTCAATATATCTATTTCATTTGGCTGGCAACTGCAGTATTGCTTTTCCTGTTCCTGTTTTCAGTTGTAAAACGATGGAAGCGTCGCACCATAAAGCGGATAGGAGAACCGGCGTTGGTAAAATCCATGATCCGGGGGTATAGTCCTGTTCGCTTCAATTTCAAATTCTTTTTATTATGCATTGCATTTTTAATGGGCGTATTAAGCGTCATGAGCCTCCGGAAGCCAGGTGGTGATGATGGCATAAAACGCTCGGGAATTGATGTGGTTTTTGCGCTGGACCTAAGCAAAAGCATGCTGGCACAGGATGTAAAACCCAGCCGGCTACTGCTGGCAAAACAATTCATAGGCAAACTGATGGATGCCATGCCGGATAACCGCATAGGGCTGGTATGGTTTGCAGGAAAAGCATTTATTCAAATGCCGATCAGTGCCGATCATGGTTCGGCGCAGATGTATGTGGATGATGCGTCGCCGGATGTGGTGCCGGTAAAGGGTACTGTGATCGGAGACGCGCTGGAACAGAGTCTGAAAGCCTTTGGCGAGCGCGAGGCGAAATACAAGGCTGTCATACTCATTTCCGACGGAGAAGACCATGATGAAAAAGCAATGGAAATTTCAAAAGAAATGGCATCGCGTGGTTTGATGGTCAATACCGTGGGCATTGGTTCTCCCGAAGGCACTTTTATCCCGGATGATTCCACCGGAGGCAACAAACTGGATCCGGCCACCGGGAAACCTGTCATCTCCAAACTGAATGAAAAAGAGCTGCAACAGATCGCAGCTAACTCGCACGGCGTCTACATACATTTAACAGACATCAATGCGGCTATTAAAACCATTAATAACCAATTAGCGCAGATCGATAAAAAAGTATCAGGTGATGTAAGCCTGATGAGCTTTTCCTATTACTTCTGGATCTTTGCCACCATCATGGCGCTTTGTCTGGTGGCCGAACAATTGTTGCCCGATGGCAGAAAAATAAAAAAAGAAGAATGA